From Spiroplasma eriocheiris, the proteins below share one genomic window:
- a CDS encoding diacylglycerol kinase family protein, with protein sequence MASRNPNKKKMFFKLRNKFANAFRGVYTAVKEESSLIIHIIVSIAVIGLGIWLQREVPSEFGYLQWAIILLTIGSVIGFELINTMVENFVDLLSFEYNIKAKKIKDICAAATLINSILAIVIGLLIMLPPLVDVIKIYLKIS encoded by the coding sequence ATGGCAAGTCGAAATCCAAACAAAAAAAAGATGTTCTTTAAATTACGTAATAAATTTGCGAATGCTTTTCGTGGTGTTTACACGGCAGTTAAGGAAGAATCAAGTTTAATTATTCATATTATTGTTTCCATTGCGGTAATTGGATTAGGGATTTGACTGCAACGTGAAGTACCTAGTGAATTTGGGTATTTACAATGGGCAATTATCTTGTTAACTATTGGGAGTGTCATTGGTTTTGAATTAATTAACACAATGGTTGAAAACTTTGTTGACTTATTATCATTTGAATATAATATTAAGGCCAAAAAGATTAAAGATATTTGTGCCGCGGCGACCTTAATTAACTCAATTTTAGCTATTGTGATTGGTTTACTAATTATGTTACCACCATTAGTTGATGTTATTAAAATTTATTTAAAAATTTCATAA
- the coaBC gene encoding bifunctional phosphopantothenoylcysteine decarboxylase/phosphopantothenate--cysteine ligase CoaBC — MKKIVLAITGSVAAFKGLKLYEALKKKYHVELVLTKGALHFLENLPAEINTEIFTHDYYSKNDPSEHIGIAKDSDLFICYPATHNFIAQIANGFTDSLASLVYSATDAYKMVFPTMNTVMYNSPANLRNLETLTRDGVEVLPAKYGLLACKIYGIGRAWGWEDVLTHVEEYFSFQDQFQNRKVLLNFGRTRTYLDGIRYITNNSSGKMGDALAHVLQWAKADLTVVQGDVDIPINYSTTKVTTNQEMLQVMLKNYAEQDIVIACAALNDYQIADPLTGKISKKTHPELEVKLTANVDVLKELGAQKTHQFLVGFSAQNNFDLEYAKEKLIQKNLDLIVVNEISAMNSEENKIILLSKTRTLPVDNSSKLGIAKAIINEILFLQQKEQ, encoded by the coding sequence ATGAAAAAGATTGTATTAGCAATTACTGGTAGTGTTGCTGCTTTTAAGGGGTTAAAATTATATGAAGCTTTAAAAAAGAAATACCATGTTGAGTTAGTGCTTACCAAAGGAGCTCTGCATTTTTTAGAAAATCTACCGGCAGAAATTAATACTGAAATTTTTACTCATGACTATTATAGTAAAAATGATCCCTCTGAGCATATTGGGATTGCCAAAGATAGTGATTTATTTATTTGCTATCCTGCGACCCATAATTTTATTGCTCAGATTGCGAATGGTTTTACGGATAGTTTAGCAAGTTTAGTATATAGTGCCACGGATGCTTATAAAATGGTATTTCCAACGATGAATACGGTAATGTATAATTCACCAGCTAATTTACGTAATTTAGAAACTCTAACCAGGGATGGGGTGGAAGTTTTACCAGCTAAATATGGGTTATTAGCATGTAAAATTTATGGTATTGGTCGTGCGTGGGGATGAGAAGATGTTTTGACCCATGTCGAAGAGTATTTTTCTTTCCAAGACCAGTTTCAAAATCGTAAAGTTTTATTGAACTTTGGTCGCACGAGAACTTATCTTGATGGCATTCGCTACATAACAAATAATTCATCGGGTAAAATGGGGGATGCCTTAGCTCATGTTTTACAGTGAGCAAAAGCCGACCTTACTGTTGTACAAGGGGATGTTGATATCCCCATAAATTACTCAACCACAAAAGTAACCACTAACCAAGAAATGCTCCAGGTAATGTTAAAAAATTATGCCGAGCAAGATATCGTGATTGCTTGTGCCGCTTTAAATGATTACCAAATTGCTGATCCGCTAACGGGGAAAATTAGCAAAAAAACTCATCCGGAGTTGGAAGTCAAATTAACAGCAAATGTTGATGTTTTAAAAGAATTAGGAGCGCAGAAAACACACCAATTTTTAGTTGGGTTTAGTGCCCAAAATAATTTTGACTTAGAATATGCGAAAGAAAAGTTAATACAGAAGAATTTAGACTTAATTGTCGTTAACGAAATTTCAGCAATGAATAGTGAGGAAAATAAAATTATTTTATTATCAAAAACAAGAACGTTACCGGTGGATAATAGTTCAAAATTAGGAATTGCGAAAGCAATTATCAATGAAATTTTATTTTTACAGCAAAAGGAGCAATAA
- a CDS encoding alpha/beta hydrolase translates to MKFSKKKPEVKKLKFHDDLETVDLENSTDLITPQVYKTVPDSELAQYMENNKIYIKLFYTMHDKRILFRHNFWRKLPNSNIQDYAKKYINALTERLKINGMHLTESEFNSPWEIHEYDVEGYQGINLKTVSIKSWVKNENNNKWVIVVHGLNSHKFRSIFFGLIYLRLGYNILVYDQRNHGESDKSITTMGYNEKYDLSAIVNFLKTQFKGNVDEINFHGWSMGTFVIVEYLKEDYERERKLIKWIVLDSTVANLNDLYRYYILKLRFNYFEHFYAIRRYAIDTRGYDPEELNPGEGLEPLKRLPFLYILNKHDHATPYLMGEEAYQNKIASEKPQLSVKVDFDGDHVRGIYNDPDKYLSSIAEFIKKYSK, encoded by the coding sequence ATGAAGTTTAGTAAGAAAAAACCGGAAGTTAAAAAACTAAAGTTCCATGATGACTTGGAAACGGTTGATTTAGAAAATAGTACCGATTTAATTACGCCCCAAGTTTATAAAACAGTGCCTGACAGTGAACTTGCCCAATATATGGAAAATAACAAGATTTATATTAAATTATTTTATACAATGCATGACAAAAGGATTTTATTTCGTCATAATTTTTGGCGCAAATTGCCAAATAGTAACATCCAAGATTATGCTAAAAAATATATTAATGCTTTAACAGAACGATTAAAAATAAATGGGATGCATTTAACCGAATCAGAATTTAATTCGCCTTGGGAAATTCATGAATATGATGTTGAAGGTTACCAAGGGATTAATTTAAAAACAGTTAGTATTAAGAGTTGAGTTAAAAATGAAAACAATAATAAATGAGTAATTGTGGTCCATGGTTTAAACTCGCATAAATTTCGTTCAATTTTCTTTGGGCTAATTTATTTGCGCTTAGGTTATAATATTTTAGTTTATGATCAACGTAACCATGGTGAATCCGATAAAAGTATTACCACAATGGGTTACAATGAAAAATATGACTTATCCGCAATTGTTAATTTTTTAAAAACCCAATTTAAAGGGAATGTTGACGAAATTAACTTTCATGGGTGGTCAATGGGGACTTTTGTGATTGTTGAATATTTAAAAGAAGATTATGAAAGAGAACGGAAATTAATTAAATGAATTGTTCTTGATTCAACTGTTGCTAATCTAAATGATTTATACCGCTATTATATTTTGAAATTACGTTTTAATTATTTTGAACATTTTTATGCGATTCGCAGATATGCAATTGATACGCGCGGTTATGATCCCGAAGAGTTAAATCCCGGGGAAGGGTTAGAACCATTGAAACGGTTACCATTTTTATATATTTTAAACAAACACGACCATGCCACACCTTATTTAATGGGTGAAGAAGCATATCAAAATAAAATTGCGAGTGAAAAACCCCAGCTTAGTGTTAAGGTTGATTTTGACGGTGACCATGTACGTGGTATTTATAATGATCCAGATAAATATTTATCCTCAATTGCTGAGTTTATTAAAAAGTATTCAAAATAA
- the rbfA gene encoding 30S ribosome-binding factor RbfA — MSNQVKIEKLQSIISRDLTLIMQREIKGQVLSGISISEVKLTNDLSHAKVYYSSLMSKDKDELQNTIDRYRKEIRSKLAHKLDTYKCPELEFIYDDSLDNANKIEAILKKVKE; from the coding sequence ATGTCTAATCAAGTTAAAATTGAAAAACTACAATCAATTATTAGTCGTGATTTAACTTTAATTATGCAAAGGGAAATTAAGGGCCAAGTTTTAAGTGGGATTTCAATTAGTGAAGTAAAATTAACAAATGATTTAAGTCATGCGAAAGTTTATTACTCCTCATTAATGTCAAAAGATAAAGATGAATTGCAAAATACAATTGATCGTTATCGTAAAGAAATTCGATCAAAATTGGCACATAAATTAGATACTTATAAATGTCCAGAGTTAGAATTCATTTATGATGATTCTTTAGATAATGCTAATAAAATTGAAGCAATTTTAAAAAAAGTAAAAGAATAA
- the cdd gene encoding cytidine deaminase: MSSWFDKLNKLKDHAYVPYSKFHVACICELTDGQTVAGVNVENAAYPVGLCAERTALSQVYTLGYQKKDIKKLYLYTDSHHIGSPCGMCRQFIFELVGGEVDIEIYNQGGESLTIKVADLLPYGFTSGDLS, encoded by the coding sequence ATGAGTAGTTGATTTGATAAATTAAATAAGTTAAAGGACCATGCTTATGTTCCTTATTCCAAGTTTCATGTTGCTTGTATTTGCGAATTAACTGATGGTCAGACGGTTGCGGGTGTGAATGTAGAAAATGCTGCCTATCCCGTTGGATTATGTGCCGAGCGAACAGCTTTATCCCAAGTTTATACTTTAGGATATCAAAAAAAAGATATTAAAAAACTTTATTTATATACTGATAGTCACCATATTGGTTCCCCTTGTGGAATGTGTCGCCAATTTATTTTTGAATTAGTTGGTGGGGAAGTAGATATTGAAATTTATAATCAGGGGGGCGAGTCATTAACGATTAAAGTTGCTGATTTATTACCATATGGTTTTACTAGTGGAGATTTAAGTTAG
- a CDS encoding FtsX-like permease family protein, with translation MFKFAIFQFKKNWSLSLATYCTLFIGALFIGTFLNLLIASFINSAQPKSTNTTLFFTIYFGLVTLISLLIIKIILKLNFNLKLEQYMNLRILGFRIGQIRYLVFLENIIFLVPILALAFGLSFPVANYFIKLLMQRSIVDASFRLYQNPGLIIGYVIIGTLFVNVLLYLATFKVKTISVTKLANKNKNNKKVLWLKIILGCLFLGFEFGIYYSNATLNGATFLFGGLFIIISFNLMGKEIIGIIFLGITKINKKACYLQNAGKEFYSSLNKLFQIILVIIIIIFFLTYSLYGLNFEASVPTLKGSNNNSHLIIFKHALEFLGTILLFVLGVFLLWLPLTICEFLSLVILMNMSY, from the coding sequence ATGTTTAAGTTTGCCATTTTTCAATTTAAAAAGAATTGATCGCTCTCACTTGCAACATATTGTACTTTATTTATTGGAGCCTTATTTATTGGCACCTTTTTAAACTTATTAATTGCCAGTTTTATTAACAGTGCTCAACCAAAGTCGACAAATACAACATTATTTTTCACTATTTATTTTGGATTAGTTACCTTAATTTCATTATTAATAATTAAAATAATTTTAAAATTAAATTTTAATTTAAAATTAGAGCAATATATGAATTTAAGAATTCTGGGGTTTCGAATTGGTCAAATTCGTTACCTTGTGTTTTTAGAAAATATTATTTTCTTAGTACCAATATTAGCGTTAGCTTTTGGGTTGTCTTTTCCGGTAGCCAATTATTTTATTAAATTACTAATGCAAAGATCAATTGTTGATGCTAGTTTTAGGCTCTACCAAAACCCAGGGTTAATTATTGGGTATGTAATTATTGGAACGCTCTTTGTTAATGTTCTGCTATATTTAGCAACTTTTAAGGTAAAAACAATTAGTGTTACCAAGTTAGCCAACAAAAATAAAAATAATAAAAAAGTTTTATGACTTAAAATCATTCTGGGTTGTCTTTTTTTGGGTTTCGAATTTGGAATTTACTATTCAAATGCAACCTTAAATGGTGCAACTTTCCTTTTTGGTGGATTATTTATAATTATTAGCTTTAATTTAATGGGAAAAGAAATTATTGGAATAATATTCCTTGGCATTACTAAGATAAATAAGAAAGCCTGCTATTTGCAAAATGCGGGAAAAGAATTTTATAGTTCATTAAATAAACTATTTCAAATTATTTTAGTGATAATAATTATTATTTTTTTCTTAACTTATTCATTATATGGTCTTAATTTTGAGGCATCTGTGCCCACTTTGAAGGGTTCTAATAATAATTCTCACCTTATTATTTTTAAACATGCGTTAGAATTTTTAGGAACAATTTTATTATTTGTGTTAGGGGTTTTTCTATTGTGATTGCCATTAACTATTTGTGAGTTTTTATCATTAGTAATCTTAATGAATATGAGTTATTAA
- a CDS encoding bifunctional 5,10-methylenetetrahydrofolate dehydrogenase/5,10-methenyltetrahydrofolate cyclohydrolase — translation MEEKIIDGKLVASEIKAKITAEINNIKLNNYRTPKLCVIQVGDNAASSTYIKNKKIACEKVGILFNLLKYPVTITEQELIEHIITLNNDPNVDGILVQLPLPDQIDTNKIIDAIDVLKDVDGFSAHVLGNLMINKTKVVPATPKGIMSLFNYYNIDLVGQHVVIVGRSNIVGKPLANLTINAHATVTVCHSKTNNLSYYTKQADILVMAVGKPKMLTKEMIKENVIIIDVGTNRDENNKLCGDVDFDDVYSKVKMISPVPGGVGPMTIASLLENIMHLYELHNK, via the coding sequence ATGGAAGAAAAAATAATTGATGGAAAATTAGTGGCCAGTGAAATTAAAGCTAAAATTACTGCCGAAATTAATAATATTAAACTGAATAATTATCGAACACCAAAACTATGTGTAATCCAAGTTGGCGATAATGCGGCTAGTAGTACTTATATTAAAAATAAAAAAATTGCCTGTGAAAAAGTCGGAATTTTATTTAATTTACTAAAATATCCAGTAACAATTACTGAACAAGAACTAATTGAACATATTATTACCTTAAATAATGACCCCAATGTTGATGGTATTTTAGTTCAGTTACCCTTGCCTGATCAAATTGACACTAATAAAATTATTGATGCTATTGATGTCTTAAAAGATGTGGATGGATTTTCAGCTCATGTCCTTGGAAATCTAATGATTAATAAAACAAAAGTTGTGCCTGCTACTCCCAAAGGGATTATGAGTTTATTTAACTATTATAATATTGACTTAGTTGGACAGCATGTTGTTATTGTCGGAAGAAGTAACATTGTGGGCAAACCTCTTGCTAACTTAACAATTAACGCTCATGCTACTGTAACTGTTTGCCATTCCAAAACAAATAATTTATCTTATTACACTAAACAAGCTGACATTTTAGTTATGGCTGTGGGAAAACCAAAAATGTTAACCAAAGAAATGATTAAAGAAAATGTCATTATTATTGATGTGGGAACTAATCGGGATGAAAATAATAAACTATGTGGGGATGTTGATTTTGATGATGTCTACTCCAAAGTTAAAATGATTTCACCCGTCCCCGGGGGAGTTGGTCCGATGACAATTGCCTCACTATTAGAAAATATCATGCACTTATATGAATTACATAATAAATAA
- a CDS encoding type III pantothenate kinase, with protein sequence MYLLIDIGNTAIKFANYDGQEINHFLTLPSQNLIIEKHLLQKINAAFNRIGITWTMIKLICLSSVRPMWDGVIRDLASNHHLAFYQLKKNLVLDDFTINVPNPRNLGADLLAAAYASYHEFNKNDSVVINMGTATTITMVKNHQFEGTVIMPGLATASEALFSRAQLLQQFEISYEDAYIGKNTKQAINIGLVKGHGLAIRALVDEIVVHLKNPIIVITGGNSYHFEQLLSNYLFDKLLLFKGLVYALHHNNLIK encoded by the coding sequence ATGTACTTATTAATTGATATTGGGAATACTGCCATCAAGTTTGCTAATTATGATGGCCAAGAAATTAATCATTTTTTAACCTTACCAAGTCAAAATTTAATTATTGAAAAACACTTATTGCAAAAAATTAATGCTGCTTTTAATAGAATTGGTATTACATGAACAATGATTAAATTAATTTGTTTATCTTCTGTCCGTCCAATGTGGGATGGAGTTATTCGTGATTTAGCAAGTAATCACCATCTGGCATTTTACCAACTGAAAAAAAATTTAGTTCTTGATGATTTTACAATTAATGTTCCTAATCCCCGTAATTTAGGTGCTGATTTATTAGCTGCTGCTTATGCTAGTTATCATGAGTTTAATAAAAATGATAGTGTTGTTATTAATATGGGAACCGCCACCACCATTACAATGGTTAAGAACCATCAATTTGAAGGAACAGTTATTATGCCTGGCTTAGCAACAGCCAGTGAAGCCTTGTTTTCTCGTGCACAATTATTGCAACAATTTGAGATTTCCTATGAAGATGCCTATATTGGTAAGAATACTAAACAAGCTATTAATATTGGTCTGGTCAAAGGTCATGGTTTAGCAATTAGAGCCCTTGTTGATGAAATTGTTGTTCATTTAAAAAACCCCATTATTGTAATTACTGGGGGAAATAGTTATCATTTTGAGCAGTTATTATCAAATTATTTATTTGATAAACTCTTATTATTTAAGGGATTAGTATATGCTTTGCACCATAATAATTTAATAAAATAA
- the ybeY gene encoding rRNA maturation RNase YbeY, whose amino-acid sequence MEDNFDINNETHFEIDNFNQDFINIFNKVKETLKIIEPLELTLNFVDEQTQVELNKRYRHKDYVADVLTFALEENEELDLFKLTGLRSLGDIFICYPKAVSQAEEYQHSLRRELAFLFTHGMLHILGYDHQTKQDEEIMFNLQRIILNDLQILRNPIE is encoded by the coding sequence GTGGAAGATAATTTTGATATTAATAATGAAACGCATTTTGAAATTGATAATTTTAACCAAGATTTTATTAATATTTTTAACAAAGTTAAGGAAACATTAAAAATCATTGAGCCATTAGAATTAACATTAAATTTTGTTGATGAACAAACTCAGGTTGAATTAAATAAAAGATATCGTCATAAAGATTATGTAGCGGATGTCCTAACTTTTGCGTTAGAAGAAAATGAAGAACTTGATTTATTTAAGTTAACGGGATTGCGCTCATTGGGAGATATTTTTATTTGTTATCCAAAAGCAGTTAGCCAAGCTGAAGAATATCAACATTCATTGCGTAGAGAATTAGCATTTTTATTCACCCACGGGATGCTTCATATTTTAGGTTATGATCACCAAACTAAACAAGACGAAGAAATTATGTTTAATTTACAACGAATTATTCTAAATGATTTACAAATCCTCCGAAATCCAATAGAATAA
- a CDS encoding formate--tetrahydrofolate ligase has product MKDIRNIAKQINLATDDLILYGENIAKIKYNNFEQMNRKGKLILVTSINPTKAGEGKTTSAIGIADKLNNLGHQTILALREPSLGPVLGLKGSATGGGECVLLPENEINLHFTGDFHAITSANNLVSAMIDNFLYWDNPLQIDINKIVWQRCLDLNDRALREVEITIKKDLVRKEKFQITAASEIMAILSLSKNLTDLRQRLDQTIVAYNINNKPIYIKDLKITGSLLALLKDAILPNLVQTKYETPAFIHCGPFANISHGTNSIIATELGLKLSDYVVCETGFGSDLGFEKFNDIVNSHQEFTPDCTVLVVTIKALKLNGDLPEEKLDTVDLSSLAKGLTHLEHHINIIRNYHLNFLVCINRFATDLPVEIEFLTDWLEKNKIEYGINNTYHLGIKDQPDLANKIIKLTNQPQHYTPIIDFNHTLVNEKIDIICQKIYATNNIEYRPEALAKIKHYNTSEFKHFPVCMTKNHQTIWGNADRHDNKVIIRDIKLNSGAQYFIVYLSKIITLPGLNKNPNAFGIDVQDNTIINIK; this is encoded by the coding sequence ATGAAAGATATTCGTAACATTGCAAAACAAATTAATTTAGCAACTGATGATTTAATTTTGTATGGTGAAAATATTGCTAAAATTAAATATAATAATTTTGAGCAGATGAACCGCAAGGGCAAATTAATTTTAGTTACTTCTATTAATCCCACCAAAGCAGGGGAGGGAAAAACTACTTCGGCAATTGGAATTGCTGATAAATTAAATAATTTAGGACATCAAACAATCTTAGCATTGCGTGAACCTTCGTTAGGACCGGTCTTAGGTTTGAAAGGATCAGCTACTGGTGGGGGAGAGTGTGTATTATTACCAGAAAATGAAATTAATCTCCATTTTACTGGAGATTTTCATGCGATTACCAGTGCAAATAATTTAGTATCAGCAATGATTGATAATTTTTTATATTGAGATAATCCACTCCAAATTGATATTAATAAAATTGTGTGACAACGTTGTTTAGATTTGAATGATCGTGCTTTACGGGAAGTTGAGATTACTATTAAAAAAGATCTTGTCCGCAAGGAAAAATTTCAAATTACTGCAGCTAGTGAAATTATGGCAATTTTAAGTTTAAGTAAGAACCTTACTGATTTAAGACAACGTTTAGATCAAACAATTGTTGCTTATAATATTAATAATAAGCCAATTTATATTAAAGACTTAAAAATAACTGGTTCGTTACTAGCTTTATTAAAAGATGCCATTTTGCCAAATTTAGTTCAAACTAAATACGAAACTCCCGCATTTATTCATTGTGGCCCATTTGCTAATATTTCACATGGGACGAATTCAATTATTGCCACGGAGTTAGGGTTAAAATTAAGTGACTATGTTGTTTGTGAAACTGGTTTTGGTAGTGATCTGGGTTTTGAAAAATTTAATGATATTGTTAATTCGCATCAAGAGTTTACTCCTGACTGTACGGTATTGGTGGTTACCATTAAAGCATTAAAATTAAATGGAGACTTGCCAGAAGAAAAATTAGATACTGTTGATTTATCAAGTCTTGCTAAAGGTTTAACTCACTTGGAGCACCATATTAATATTATTAGAAATTACCATTTAAATTTTTTAGTTTGTATTAATCGATTTGCCACTGATTTACCAGTTGAAATTGAATTTTTAACTGATTGATTAGAAAAAAATAAAATTGAATATGGCATTAATAATACTTATCATTTAGGAATTAAAGACCAACCAGATTTAGCAAATAAAATTATTAAATTAACAAATCAACCACAACACTATACACCAATTATTGATTTTAACCATACTTTAGTAAATGAAAAAATTGATATAATTTGTCAAAAAATATATGCTACCAATAATATTGAATATCGCCCCGAAGCATTAGCTAAAATTAAGCATTATAATACTTCGGAATTTAAACATTTTCCAGTTTGTATGACTAAAAATCACCAAACAATTTGGGGGAACGCTGATCGCCATGATAATAAAGTAATCATTAGGGATATTAAATTAAATTCAGGAGCGCAATATTTTATTGTTTATTTATCAAAAATTATTACCTTACCAGGATTAAATAAGAATCCGAATGCCTTTGGAATTGATGTTCAAGATAATACAATAATTAACATTAAATAA
- a CDS encoding ABC transporter ATP-binding protein — translation MKKAIIIKNVSKTNILNAINLEIEHQEIIAIMGFSGSGKTTLLNLISGLDSPTTGTIELNGTNLTKLKEPQLTKFRSQNISYIFQDYKLIDYLTIKENILITQRINHQKIDNNKLDYLVKTLNLEQVKNLKINYLSGGQKQRVSIARALIGNNNFIFADEPTGALDLITRDQILKELINNVRHFQKTLIIVTHDPYVAQYADRIIFIADHQIESIHPQLQLDDIEKKMKALFKNV, via the coding sequence ATGAAAAAAGCAATTATTATTAAAAATGTTAGTAAAACAAATATTTTAAATGCAATTAATCTAGAAATTGAACATCAAGAAATTATAGCAATTATGGGTTTTAGCGGTTCTGGTAAAACAACGCTTTTAAATTTAATATCAGGACTGGATAGCCCAACTACGGGAACAATTGAACTCAACGGAACAAATTTAACCAAATTAAAAGAACCACAGTTAACAAAATTTCGCTCGCAAAATATTTCTTATATTTTTCAGGATTATAAATTAATTGATTATCTTACAATCAAAGAGAATATTTTAATTACCCAGCGAATTAATCACCAAAAAATTGATAATAATAAATTAGATTACTTAGTAAAAACTTTAAATTTAGAGCAAGTTAAAAACTTAAAAATTAATTATTTAAGTGGAGGTCAAAAACAACGAGTATCAATTGCCCGTGCTTTAATTGGCAATAATAATTTTATTTTTGCTGATGAACCAACTGGTGCTTTAGATTTGATTACCCGTGACCAAATTTTAAAGGAATTAATTAATAATGTACGGCACTTTCAAAAAACTTTAATTATTGTTACCCATGATCCTTATGTTGCTCAATATGCTGATCGTATTATTTTTATTGCTGATCATCAAATTGAATCAATTCATCCGCAACTACAACTTGATGATATTGAAAAGAAAATGAAAGCACTATTTAAAAATGTTTAA